The DNA sequence ATCTCATTTTTACTGTCCTGAAAACTGTAGCCATAACGCAGTAATCTTTCTATATTGGTTTTTCCGGAAGGATCAATATCGAAATATTGTGCGCGATGATAACGATCAACTTCATCAAAAGCACCCGCAATGACCAAACTTTCCGCCACTCTTTTATTCATTTGCGAAGACGGAATTTTCTCAAAGAAATCATAGATATTTTTATACCTTTCTTCTTTTCTCCCTGCCACAATTGCTTCACTCGGACCTTCGCCAATTCCTTTAATAGCGCCTAATCCAAATCGAACCTGCCCTTTTTCATTCACCGCAAATGCATATTGAGATTCATTCACATCCGGTCCCAAAACATCAACACCAATACTTTTACAATCCTCCATAAACAGAGTAATTTGCTTGGTATTGTTAATGTTATTCGACATGACGCTCGCCATATATTCTGCCGGATAATTCGCTTTTAAATAAGCAGTTTGATACGCAATTAACGCATAACAAGTCGAGTGAGATTTGTTGAAAGCATATTCAGCAAAAGCTTCCCAGTCTTTCCAGATTTTATTAAGTTTAGTTTCATCAAGGTTATTGCTTTTTCCACCTTCCAAAAATTTAGGGTACATTTTATCCAGAACATCTCTTTGCTTTTTACCCATTGCTTTACGCAAAGTATCGGCTTCACCTTTTGTAAAGTTGGCCAGCTTCTGAGAAAGCAACATTACCTGTTCCTGATACACGGTGATTCCGTAGGTTTCCCCTAAAAATTCTTCAGTCTCTTCTAGATCATAAACAGTTTCTTCTACTCCATTTTTTCGATTGATAAAAAGTGGAATATATTTAATCGGTCCCGGTCGGTAAAGCGCGTTCATTGCAATCAAATCGGCAAACTCCGTTGGTTTCAGTTCCCGCATATATTTTTGCATTCCCGGACTTTCATACTGAAAAATCCCAACCGTTCTTCCCTCTTTAAATAATTGATATGTTTTCGCGTCATCTAAAGGAATCGTATCTGGATCAATATCGATCCCGTGTTTTTCTTTGATGAGTTTTATGGCGTGCTTAATGATGGTTAAAGTCCGCAATCCTAAAAAGTCCATTTTTAGCAAACCTGCACTTTCCGCCACGGAGTTATCAAACTGTGAAACCAAAATATCTGCATCTTTCGCCGCAATCGTAATCGGCACCAGATTCGTAATATCTTCCGGCGTAATAATTACCCCACAAGCATGGATTCCGGTATTTCGAATACAACCTTCCATTTTCTGAGCAGCGGAAAGAACTTCATAGCGTTCATCTTTTGGATTTGCTAAAATATCTTTCATTTCCTGCGCCAAAACTTTATCTTCTGGAGCGAGTTTATCAAACTTGGCAAATGCTTTTGCAATATTCATTCCCGGTGATGGTGGGATTAATTTCGCAATATTATTGGTCTCAAAAATCGGAAGATCTAAAACCCTTCCGGCATCTTTTATCGCAGATTTTCCACCTAAGACGGAATAGGTAATAATTTGGGCAACATTACTTTTACCATATTTTTCAACGACCCATTTGATGATTTTATCACGTCCTTCATCATCAAAATCGATATCGATATCCGGCATCGAAACCCTTTCAGGATTTAGGAAACGCTCAAATAGTAAGTCATATTTAATAGGATCAACATTGGTAATTCCAGTACAATATGCAACGGCAGAACCGGCGGCAGAACCACGACCTGGACCAACCCAAACGCCCATATTTCGGGCTTCATTACAGAAATCCTGAACAATCAAAAAGTATCCAGGATAACCGGTTTTGGCAATAACTTCTAATTCGAAATCAAGTCTTTCTCTGATTTCCTCAGTGATTTCTTTATATCTTTTATTGGCACCTTCGTAAGTTAAATGTCTTAAATAAGCATTCTCACCTCTTTTTCCGCCATCTACTTTATCTTCGTCACTTAGAAATTCTTCAGGAATATCAAATTCCGGAAGCAATACATCACGCTTCAAAGTATATGGCTCAAACTTTTTTACTAATTCATCATACGCTTCAAAAGCATCTGGGAATTCACGGAAACTCTGTTTGATTTCCTCTGTGTTTTTAATGTAAAATTCGTGGGAAGGCAAACCTCTTCTTTTACCGAAACCCTTTCCTACAGGTGAAGATAATTTCTCACCATCTTTAATACAGTATAAAATATCCTGAATATGAGCTTCCGATTTTTCGGTGTAAAAAGTTTCGTTTTGCGCTAAAATTTTGACTTCATATTTCTCTGCGAAGGTCAATAAAACATCATTCAAATAATGCTCTTCTTCAATCTCATGATTTTGAAGCTGTACATAAAAATCATCGCCAAAAGTATCTTTCCACCACTGGAAAACTTCTTCTCCTTTTTGCTCTCCAAATTCCAAAATTGCATTAGGAATATCTCCCATCGTTCCAGAGGTTACGACGATTAAATCTTCTTTTAGTTCCGCAATCATCTTTTTAGAAATCCTCGGAACTCCAAAATAGAAACCATTGATATAGCCTAAACTCGATAGTTTTGCCAGATTTTTATAGCCGTTGAAATTTTTCGCCAACACAACCATATTGGTTCGTCGGTCGGGATCATCTTTGGTAAACTGCTTTTGATCCGGACGGTCTGAAAGATAAAATTCACAACCGACAATTGGAATTAAAGGTTCTTTACGAGGTTCTGTATCAGTAAATGCAATTCCTTCTTCTTCCGCTTTTTGTTTTTTATCTAAATATTCCTGATAGGCTTTTTTAATATTACCATTGGTTTTTTCAACTTCAGAAATAAATTTAAAAGCACCCATCATATTTCCTAAATCGACAATACCAACCGCAGGAAAATTATTATCCAGCGCCTTTTTTATCAATTCATTAATATTCGATGACGCTTGAAGAGATGAATAAATGCTATGATTATGGAAATTAAAATAACTGCCGATTTCAATTTCATCGGTATTATTAAAAGTGGTTTTTTTCTTCTTTTTCGAATCCGCAACCTGTCTTCTTATAACAATCGGAAACGGTCTGATCGAAATTGGATGACTATTGATATAATGCTGTAATTCTGAACTTTCAAGTTTCAGTGTTTCGGCAGGAATAATCCCAATCCGCATCATTTCGAAGAAGACTTGTGCCGTTGCATTTACGTCGGCTGCGGCATTATGTGCTTCATCAAATTTTTCGTTATATAACTTTTCGTAAAGCTCAGTCAGTTTCGGAGATTTATATCTTCCGCTTTTTCCGCCGCCTAACTGACAAAAATCTGTTCCCAGTTTCATGGTATCTGCAGACGGAATAGTTTGTAAATTGTTTTCAATTTCTTTCCGGAAAAATTCTGCACCAACAATATTATAATCGAAAATAATATTGTGTCCAACAACCACTTCCGCTTTCTTTAAAGCTTCTTTAAATTCTAATAAAACTTCATTTAAATCACGACCTTCTTCAGTCGCCATTTTCGTAGAAATCCCATGAATTCTTTGGGATGAAAAGGGAATGTCGTACCCTTCAGGTTTAATTATATAATCTTGATTTTCAAGTAAATTACCTTCCATATCATGAAGTTGCCACGCAATCTGAACCATTCTCGGCCAGTTGTCGGAATCGGTAATCGGAGCGTTGAAATTTTTAGGTAAACCAGTGGTTTCGGTATCGAAGATTAAAAACATTTTGTTGAGCTGTTAGGAAAAAAATTAGAAGAATTTTGGTAAAATTAGGCTAAAATTTCTTTAAAAAAAAGTTGGAATTATGAGAATACGTATTGCAGCAAATTATTTTTTATTCGTTCCAATTGACCTTTCCCCTATTAGTTTAATTAAAATCATGAGGAACTCAAAATGATAAAAACACACAATACTTTTTAGTTTATAAAATTTTTCATTATCTTTACATGTGATTGACAATCAACAGTGTAGTTTTTTTTTATTCCTATCGAAATGATTGTTTTTGTACTATTAAATCCTTCCAATCCCTTTCCATAAAATAGTTTCCAGAGGTTGAGCCGTAGTTAACCCGTACTTGAGCCGTAGTTTAGTTTCTTCAACCTTCCTTCTACTATTCATTTGTTTAATCCCTATTTTCAATAATGAATAAAAGTTTTATCTTTGTTAACTATGGAGATTATTAAAAAAGAAATTGTTTCTCAAGAGATATTGCTGAAAGCGTTTGGTCACATGATGACTGCAAAAGCAACTGCAGATGTTTATGAAGAAAACCGAAATATTTGCAAATACGTACACTCTACATCCCGCGGTCACGAAGCGATTCAGCTCGCCACCGCTTACCAGTTAACAAAAGAAGACTGGGTTTCCCCTTATTACCGCGACGAAAGTATGTTGCTCGGAATGGGTTTTGAACCGTATCAGTTAATGCTTCAGTTATTGGCAAAAGCAGATGATCCTTTTTCGGGTGGTCGTTCTTATTATTCTCATCCATCGAGTCGCGAAGAAAATTTACCTAAAATAATTCACCAAAGTTCCGCAACTGGAATGCAGGCAATTCCTACGACAGGAGTTGCGCAGGGAATAAAATATATTCAGGAATTTAAACTAAAAGAATACGAAAATAATCCTGTTGTAGTTTGCAGTTTTGGAGATAACTCAATCACAGAAGGTGAAGTTTCAGAGGCTTTTCAGTTTGCAGCACTTCATCAGTTACCAATAATTTTCTTGGTTCAGGATAATGAATGGGGAATTTCTGTAACTAAAGAAGAAGCAAGAACTTCTGACGCTTATGATTTCGCCGCAGGATTTGTCGGTCTTAACAGAATGAAAGTGGACGGAACTGATTTTGAAGCCAGTTTCGAAGCCATGAAAAAAGCCGTCGATTTTGTAAGAACAGAAAGAAAACCAATGTTGGTTTGTGCAAGTACCGTTCTTATCGGACATCACACTTCCGGCGTTCGACGAGAATTTTATCGGGACGAAGAAGATTTAGAAAAGCACCGCGCAAAAGATCCCGGAAATATTTTAAGAAAAAGATTATTAGAAGAAGGCACCGACGAAGATCTTTTAAAACAAATAGAAAAGAAAGCCAGATTAGAAGTTGAGCAGGCCTTTCAAAAAGCCATTGCAGCAGAAGATCCAAAACCACAATCAGTAGAAGATCACGTCTTCGCTCCTACTTCAATTACGGAAGAAGTTGGACAAAGAGAAGGAGAAAATCCGGAAAAAATTGTGATGGTTGATGCCGCAATTCATGCCATTCAGGAAATCATGTGGAAACATCCGGAAGCATTACTTTACGGACAAGATGTCGGTGAACGAATTGGTGGTGTTTTCAGAGAAACGGTTACTTTAGGAAAGAAGTTCGGGAACAAAAGAGTTTTCAATACACCGATTCAGGAAGCTTATATAATTGGTTCTACGGTTGGAATGAGCGCAGTTGGTTTAAAACCGATTGTCGAAGTTCAGTTCGCCGATTATATTTATCCTGGAATTAATCAACTGATTACCGAGGTTTCAAAATCATGTTATTTAAGCAATGGAAAATTTCCGGTGAGCAATATTATCCGTGTTCCGATTGGTGCTTACGGCGGTGGCGGACCTTATCACAGCGGAAGTGTCGAAAGTATTTTAGCCAATATTAAAGGAATTAAAGTGGCTTATCCAAGCAATGCTGCCGATTTTAAAGGATTACTAAAAGCTGCTTTCTATGATCCAAATCCGGTTGTAATGTTGGAGCACAAAGGTTTGTACTGGAGCAAAGTTCCAGGAACTGAAGATGCAAAAACCATCGAACCAGCCGAAGATTATATCTTACCTTTTGGAAAAGGAAACATCACTTTAGAAGCTGATCAGTCTGAAACTGAAAAAGGCACAACAATATTGATCGTCACTTATGGAATGGGCATTTATTGGGCAAAAGAAGCTGCTAAGAATTTCGAAGGTCGAGTTGAAATTATAGATCTAAGAACCTTAATTCCTTTGGACGAAAAGTTAGTTTTCGAACGGGCAAAACTCCACGGAAAATGTTTGGTTCTTACCGAAGAGCAACTTAACAATTCCTTTGCAGAAGCATTTGCTCACCGTATTTCGAAAGAG is a window from the Kaistella flava (ex Peng et al. 2021) genome containing:
- the dnaE gene encoding DNA polymerase III subunit alpha; protein product: MFLIFDTETTGLPKNFNAPITDSDNWPRMVQIAWQLHDMEGNLLENQDYIIKPEGYDIPFSSQRIHGISTKMATEEGRDLNEVLLEFKEALKKAEVVVGHNIIFDYNIVGAEFFRKEIENNLQTIPSADTMKLGTDFCQLGGGKSGRYKSPKLTELYEKLYNEKFDEAHNAAADVNATAQVFFEMMRIGIIPAETLKLESSELQHYINSHPISIRPFPIVIRRQVADSKKKKKTTFNNTDEIEIGSYFNFHNHSIYSSLQASSNINELIKKALDNNFPAVGIVDLGNMMGAFKFISEVEKTNGNIKKAYQEYLDKKQKAEEEGIAFTDTEPRKEPLIPIVGCEFYLSDRPDQKQFTKDDPDRRTNMVVLAKNFNGYKNLAKLSSLGYINGFYFGVPRISKKMIAELKEDLIVVTSGTMGDIPNAILEFGEQKGEEVFQWWKDTFGDDFYVQLQNHEIEEEHYLNDVLLTFAEKYEVKILAQNETFYTEKSEAHIQDILYCIKDGEKLSSPVGKGFGKRRGLPSHEFYIKNTEEIKQSFREFPDAFEAYDELVKKFEPYTLKRDVLLPEFDIPEEFLSDEDKVDGGKRGENAYLRHLTYEGANKRYKEITEEIRERLDFELEVIAKTGYPGYFLIVQDFCNEARNMGVWVGPGRGSAAGSAVAYCTGITNVDPIKYDLLFERFLNPERVSMPDIDIDFDDEGRDKIIKWVVEKYGKSNVAQIITYSVLGGKSAIKDAGRVLDLPIFETNNIAKLIPPSPGMNIAKAFAKFDKLAPEDKVLAQEMKDILANPKDERYEVLSAAQKMEGCIRNTGIHACGVIITPEDITNLVPITIAAKDADILVSQFDNSVAESAGLLKMDFLGLRTLTIIKHAIKLIKEKHGIDIDPDTIPLDDAKTYQLFKEGRTVGIFQYESPGMQKYMRELKPTEFADLIAMNALYRPGPIKYIPLFINRKNGVEETVYDLEETEEFLGETYGITVYQEQVMLLSQKLANFTKGEADTLRKAMGKKQRDVLDKMYPKFLEGGKSNNLDETKLNKIWKDWEAFAEYAFNKSHSTCYALIAYQTAYLKANYPAEYMASVMSNNINNTKQITLFMEDCKSIGVDVLGPDVNESQYAFAVNEKGQVRFGLGAIKGIGEGPSEAIVAGRKEERYKNIYDFFEKIPSSQMNKRVAESLVIAGAFDEVDRYHRAQYFDIDPSGKTNIERLLRYGYSFQDSKNEIENSLFADFADEVKIEQPKINPAPEWQNMHKLNKEKEIIGFYLSAHPLDEYKYQFQFLQGALSKKEILEGKKEEILELEKVILPIEVTEVDDSDDDLVDLPDVSLDGEEDVLIEEPTKVVEPRGNFNFLNLDEIEDFKNTVFANQQTDLFNNDKLNWKEKQALKNNTPEYMVAGLVTEYTIKDGRNSGEKVAFLLLEDYSGSYSFRLGDRDYMKFRDKIDVQRFVIFKIKFSQANDGRVFVNVSEVIDLKEAFEKFAKKMTIVVDVNDLRKEDIEFFRNQFDEHKGEQKLNFFIKNPEDESQIELMSMQTMIQVNGDLLEVFNETQKYQIFLN
- a CDS encoding thiamine pyrophosphate-dependent enzyme; its protein translation is MEIIKKEIVSQEILLKAFGHMMTAKATADVYEENRNICKYVHSTSRGHEAIQLATAYQLTKEDWVSPYYRDESMLLGMGFEPYQLMLQLLAKADDPFSGGRSYYSHPSSREENLPKIIHQSSATGMQAIPTTGVAQGIKYIQEFKLKEYENNPVVVCSFGDNSITEGEVSEAFQFAALHQLPIIFLVQDNEWGISVTKEEARTSDAYDFAAGFVGLNRMKVDGTDFEASFEAMKKAVDFVRTERKPMLVCASTVLIGHHTSGVRREFYRDEEDLEKHRAKDPGNILRKRLLEEGTDEDLLKQIEKKARLEVEQAFQKAIAAEDPKPQSVEDHVFAPTSITEEVGQREGENPEKIVMVDAAIHAIQEIMWKHPEALLYGQDVGERIGGVFRETVTLGKKFGNKRVFNTPIQEAYIIGSTVGMSAVGLKPIVEVQFADYIYPGINQLITEVSKSCYLSNGKFPVSNIIRVPIGAYGGGGPYHSGSVESILANIKGIKVAYPSNAADFKGLLKAAFYDPNPVVMLEHKGLYWSKVPGTEDAKTIEPAEDYILPFGKGNITLEADQSETEKGTTILIVTYGMGIYWAKEAAKNFEGRVEIIDLRTLIPLDEKLVFERAKLHGKCLVLTEEQLNNSFAEAFAHRISKECFRYLDAPVEAMGSLNLPAVPINLVLEKEMLPNAEKLTKKIQEILTH